One window from the genome of Dyadobacter sp. CECT 9275 encodes:
- the porU2 gene encoding putative type IX secretion system sortase PorU2 — protein sequence MNFGEFKLIVILLFLCAFNIVPQEASAQDLTPWTDYPYGNQWIDYSKKYVRVGVTANGIYSVNYTSLTNALKKTESDPAAAPESIQLWHRGKEVAIISANTTEIVFYGEKNDGVSDGLMFRPNPEARLNKYVSFFSEAGAYFFTTASGPSRVSEANGNPVSSVTAEPFHYETYIKKFDDYSELNKRNNQKFSFTTFMDDATLNHSYYTAANSWTSPLIYGPNTGKSPQSYPATINLKNWVSSAATKPVFEIVVNGHNTGYHEIQVFMGADEGSVESHQLGSSLSFTGYGGLKLISDLTESSNLTSGGTGYLKVKSVSTSTADDFGISYYSVLYPQVIDMTGLNNCTFNFKTTANSESIIEILNVAADTKVYDISNPYQPVLITNGIFANNNLKIQVQRVSGKTLNLLVVAPSYVKGSITKINAVSLGAIYQNARTATSPTIGTGAINPEAFDYLIITNNDEDPNRAGERDLRLGAKAYAENYRSKVEGGSFNTLVMDIRSIYDQFNYGEPSAIAIRRFVDYMIQNGVRPKHNLVLMGYSVTIPINITKELAGEVPSFGDPGSDILLVTGLSNSPNVDIPAIPVGRINAFNKTELANYLTKVIEYERQTNNDDASSLSWRKNIVHLIGAKRKYELPDFKDVFTGVSSHVLSLDGTRQIKTLSNDAIATSDDVDAVNTPAPTPAEVNAGAGMIAYYGHGNQAGTIYNIRNVNTSDFTVNNKFSFIYFNGCGVGNIFTSGSVQMLSTDWLITPGKGSVVIFGNSYKSYVSPTKIYIDLLYRQIFLKTDQTRPTIGQILLATASTVINDSPDTYETTNIHQTNLYGDPAIRILNTTPPTTLPVDLVKFDVELSGDNKVKLTWSTSWEKNNSHFEVERSYNARNFETIGRVEGKGDITSLTQYQFYDNRPYGGINYYRLKQVDIEGTKSGNYSRIISVNVENIKPVVVYPNPSNDQMEIGVGIPTDIRSWKIINSSGQVIKTGLGKNVSVRNIRVGNYVLEILTNANDIFRSNFVKE from the coding sequence ATGAATTTTGGAGAATTTAAGTTAATTGTAATCCTGTTATTTTTATGTGCCTTCAATATCGTCCCGCAGGAAGCATCGGCGCAAGATTTAACACCATGGACGGATTATCCCTACGGAAATCAATGGATTGATTACAGCAAAAAGTATGTACGTGTAGGGGTAACAGCCAATGGTATCTATTCTGTTAATTACACCAGCCTGACTAACGCGTTAAAAAAAACGGAAAGTGACCCAGCGGCGGCTCCAGAAAGTATTCAGCTTTGGCACCGAGGCAAAGAAGTAGCCATCATAAGTGCCAACACCACCGAAATAGTATTTTATGGAGAAAAGAATGATGGCGTTTCTGATGGCCTGATGTTTCGTCCTAATCCAGAAGCGAGACTCAACAAATATGTTAGTTTTTTTTCGGAGGCAGGTGCTTATTTTTTCACGACTGCATCGGGACCTTCACGTGTAAGTGAGGCGAATGGAAACCCCGTTTCTTCTGTAACGGCTGAACCCTTTCATTATGAAACTTATATAAAAAAGTTTGATGATTATTCTGAACTTAACAAACGAAATAATCAAAAATTTTCTTTTACAACCTTTATGGACGATGCAACCCTTAACCACAGTTATTACACTGCGGCTAACAGTTGGACAAGTCCTTTGATTTATGGGCCCAATACTGGAAAATCACCACAGTCGTATCCTGCAACCATAAATTTAAAAAATTGGGTTAGCTCAGCTGCAACCAAGCCGGTCTTTGAGATCGTTGTAAATGGCCACAATACAGGCTATCATGAAATCCAGGTTTTTATGGGAGCTGATGAAGGATCGGTTGAGTCCCACCAGTTGGGTAGTTCTTTGTCTTTTACGGGATATGGCGGTTTAAAGCTTATCTCGGATCTCACGGAAAGCAGCAATCTTACCTCTGGTGGGACCGGATACCTTAAAGTCAAATCCGTTTCGACCAGTACCGCGGATGATTTTGGGATATCTTATTATTCTGTTCTTTATCCACAAGTGATAGATATGACTGGGCTGAATAATTGCACTTTTAATTTTAAAACTACCGCCAATTCAGAGAGTATTATTGAAATATTAAATGTTGCAGCTGATACAAAGGTTTATGATATCAGTAATCCATACCAGCCCGTACTTATAACCAATGGTATATTTGCAAATAATAACCTGAAAATTCAGGTTCAGAGAGTAAGTGGCAAAACACTGAATTTACTCGTTGTAGCGCCTAGTTATGTTAAAGGTTCAATTACAAAAATTAATGCTGTAAGCCTGGGTGCTATCTATCAGAATGCCAGGACGGCCACTTCTCCCACTATTGGCACAGGGGCTATTAATCCCGAGGCCTTTGACTATTTGATAATAACTAATAATGATGAAGACCCCAATAGGGCAGGAGAAAGAGATTTAAGGTTGGGTGCTAAGGCGTACGCGGAGAATTACCGTAGCAAAGTAGAAGGAGGGTCGTTCAATACTCTGGTTATGGATATAAGGAGTATTTATGATCAGTTTAATTATGGAGAGCCGAGTGCTATTGCAATCCGTAGATTTGTCGACTATATGATTCAGAATGGTGTTCGCCCAAAGCATAATCTGGTTCTTATGGGTTATTCAGTGACGATCCCGATTAATATTACAAAGGAGCTTGCCGGGGAAGTCCCTTCTTTTGGAGATCCGGGATCAGATATATTGTTGGTAACCGGTTTGAGTAATAGTCCCAACGTAGATATTCCGGCTATTCCTGTGGGTAGGATAAATGCCTTTAATAAAACGGAACTTGCGAATTATCTGACCAAGGTAATTGAGTATGAACGTCAGACAAATAATGATGATGCCTCGTCCCTTAGCTGGAGGAAAAATATAGTGCATCTGATTGGGGCGAAACGGAAATATGAGCTGCCAGATTTTAAGGATGTTTTCACTGGCGTAAGTAGTCATGTCCTTTCATTAGATGGTACGCGGCAAATAAAAACCTTGAGTAATGATGCTATCGCGACATCCGATGATGTGGATGCAGTAAATACTCCAGCGCCTACACCGGCCGAGGTTAATGCAGGAGCAGGAATGATTGCTTATTACGGGCATGGAAATCAGGCTGGGACAATTTATAATATCAGAAATGTGAATACCTCTGATTTTACAGTAAATAACAAGTTTTCATTTATTTACTTCAATGGCTGCGGAGTAGGGAATATATTTACCAGTGGAAGTGTCCAGATGTTATCAACGGATTGGCTAATCACGCCGGGGAAAGGCTCTGTGGTGATATTCGGTAACTCTTATAAGAGTTATGTCTCTCCTACTAAAATTTATATTGACTTATTGTACAGGCAGATATTCCTAAAAACAGATCAAACCAGGCCAACAATCGGACAAATTTTGCTCGCAACCGCATCGACAGTGATTAATGACTCTCCTGATACTTATGAAACCACCAACATTCATCAAACCAATTTATATGGTGATCCGGCTATTCGAATTTTGAATACAACGCCTCCTACCACGTTACCAGTAGATTTGGTGAAGTTTGATGTCGAGCTTTCGGGAGATAATAAGGTGAAGCTCACCTGGAGTACCTCCTGGGAAAAAAATAATAGCCATTTTGAGGTGGAAAGAAGTTATAACGCCCGTAATTTTGAGACAATTGGAAGGGTTGAAGGCAAAGGGGATATCACTTCTCTGACTCAATATCAGTTCTATGACAACAGACCTTATGGAGGGATAAATTATTACAGATTAAAGCAGGTGGATATTGAGGGTACTAAGTCTGGTAACTACTCCAGAATAATTTCCGTGAATGTGGAAAATATTAAACCAGTGGTGGTTTATCCCAATCCGTCAAACGATCAAATGGAGATAGGTGTAGGAATACCCACAGACATTAGGAGTTGGAAAATTATTAACTCTAGTGGCCAGGTGATTAAGACCGGATTAGGTAAGAATGTTTCCGTTAGAAATATAAGGGTAGGAAACTATGTTCTTGAAATTTTGACCAATGCCAATGATATTTTCAGAAGTAATTTTGTAAAGGAATAA
- a CDS encoding lasso RiPP family leader peptide-containing protein, with the protein MKTMNTHSTQGRKNYRKPVLKKIGTVAKLTREEKGSTGSDAPDGGFAYLGPVLS; encoded by the coding sequence ATGAAAACGATGAACACGCACTCTACACAAGGGAGAAAAAACTACCGCAAGCCGGTATTGAAAAAAATTGGCACTGTTGCAAAATTGACACGAGAAGAAAAGGGAAGTACTGGCAGTGACGCGCCTGATGGTGGCTTTGCCTATCTTGGACCAGTTCTTTCATAG
- the acpP gene encoding acyl carrier protein, whose protein sequence is MKQRVIGILKNFGIEESAISDNANFIKDLGFDSLDTVDLMMQLEQEFNINIPDDDYPKIATIQNLLSYLEENQTVAA, encoded by the coding sequence ATGAAACAACGTGTAATCGGTATTCTCAAAAATTTTGGCATAGAAGAAAGCGCTATTTCTGATAACGCAAACTTTATCAAAGACTTAGGTTTTGACAGCCTGGATACAGTTGACCTGATGATGCAGCTTGAGCAAGAATTTAATATTAACATTCCCGATGATGATTACCCGAAAATAGCAACGATCCAGAACCTTCTCAGCTATCTGGAAGAGAATCAAACCGTTGCTGCTTAA
- a CDS encoding malate:quinone oxidoreductase: MLTKKSSRTTSPDIVLIGAGIMSATLGVLLKKLNPSFSISIFERLDRVTAESSDAWNNAGTGHSAFCELNYTPQKENGTIDVSKAVKIAESFEVSKEFWSYLVENEIIETPDDFIHHIPHLSFVWGKDNVAFLKKRHELLTAHHLFEGMEYSENKDEIKSWIPLVMEGRDSDEPVAATKMELGTDVNFGALTRSMFDFLEKQDGVKLYLNQEVEDLKQMKDGSWIVEVKDRDTRHSLKVHTKFIFIGAGGGSLPLLEKSGIPEGKGFGGFPVSGQWLVCTNQEVIEKHQAKVYGKASVGSPPMSVPHLDTRIIDGKKALLFGPYAGFSTKFLKNGSYLDLPLSIKFNNIKPMLAAGINNIPLTKYLIDQVRQSPQDRLDALNEYMPEAKLEDWELETAGQRVQVIKKDEKEGGVLEFGTEMVTAADGSLAALLGASPGASTSVSIMIELIHRCFKAQAESPEWQAEFKKLIPSYGKSLAKDVKLAARTRAWTSQVLQLNASLEAEFSA, translated from the coding sequence ATGCTTACCAAAAAGTCATCTAGAACGACCTCTCCGGATATTGTTTTGATCGGGGCGGGTATCATGAGTGCTACGCTGGGGGTACTTCTTAAAAAATTAAATCCATCTTTTTCCATATCCATTTTCGAACGCCTGGACCGCGTTACTGCTGAAAGTTCCGACGCCTGGAATAATGCCGGTACCGGACATTCTGCTTTTTGTGAACTGAACTATACTCCCCAAAAGGAAAACGGCACCATCGATGTATCAAAGGCGGTGAAAATTGCAGAGTCCTTCGAAGTCTCCAAAGAATTCTGGTCGTATCTGGTCGAAAATGAGATTATTGAAACTCCAGATGATTTTATCCACCACATTCCCCACCTGAGTTTCGTCTGGGGAAAGGACAATGTAGCATTTCTTAAAAAGCGGCATGAACTTCTCACAGCGCATCATCTTTTTGAGGGAATGGAATATTCCGAAAACAAGGATGAAATTAAGAGCTGGATACCACTTGTGATGGAAGGACGCGATTCTGATGAGCCGGTTGCCGCTACTAAAATGGAACTTGGTACCGACGTGAATTTTGGTGCGCTGACGCGTTCCATGTTTGATTTTCTGGAAAAACAGGACGGTGTGAAGCTTTACCTGAACCAGGAGGTGGAAGACCTGAAACAGATGAAGGATGGTAGCTGGATTGTGGAAGTAAAGGATCGGGATACCCGTCATTCGCTAAAAGTCCATACCAAATTCATCTTCATTGGAGCGGGAGGAGGTTCCTTACCCCTTCTTGAAAAATCTGGGATCCCGGAAGGAAAGGGTTTCGGAGGATTTCCGGTTAGTGGCCAGTGGCTGGTATGTACCAACCAGGAAGTAATTGAAAAACATCAGGCAAAGGTATATGGGAAGGCTTCTGTGGGCTCGCCCCCCATGTCTGTTCCACATCTGGACACCCGTATCATTGACGGCAAGAAAGCTTTACTATTTGGACCTTATGCCGGATTTTCGACCAAATTCCTCAAAAACGGCTCTTATCTTGATCTCCCTTTGTCTATTAAATTCAACAACATTAAACCTATGCTTGCAGCGGGTATTAATAATATCCCGTTGACGAAATATCTTATTGATCAGGTAAGGCAGTCTCCCCAGGATCGTCTGGATGCGTTGAACGAATATATGCCCGAAGCAAAACTGGAGGACTGGGAACTGGAGACGGCAGGCCAAAGAGTACAGGTAATTAAAAAGGACGAGAAAGAAGGTGGTGTTCTGGAGTTCGGAACGGAAATGGTTACTGCAGCAGACGGCTCCCTGGCTGCCCTCCTGGGTGCGTCTCCGGGAGCTTCTACCTCGGTATCGATTATGATTGAGCTGATACATCGCTGTTTCAAAGCGCAGGCTGAATCGCCCGAATGGCAGGCCGAGTTTAAAAAACTGATTCCTTCTTATGGTAAATCACTGGCAAAAGATGTAAAACTTGCAGCCCGAACACGTGCCTGGACGAGCCAGGTATTGCAGCTGAATGCGTCTCTCGAAGCGGAATTTTCGGCATAA
- the udk gene encoding uridine kinase translates to MADKKEPYVIGITGGSASGKTYFMECLIHAFSEQDICRVSQDNYYHPIHLIPKDANGKENFDLPETIDHQLFAEHLTMLRKGLQVKQPEYMFNKHTFPQRILVFDPRPVIIVEGLFLFSFPEIAQQIDLKVFVDAKEHVKIKRRIIRDNNERGYDLNDVLYMWEHHVAPSYDKFIQPLRSEADIIINNNSGFDVGLEVLTGFLLKKLEERR, encoded by the coding sequence ATGGCAGACAAGAAAGAACCTTATGTTATTGGTATTACCGGAGGAAGCGCATCGGGTAAAACCTATTTTATGGAATGTCTTATCCATGCGTTTTCGGAGCAAGATATCTGCCGGGTATCTCAGGATAACTATTATCACCCCATCCATTTAATCCCCAAGGATGCCAACGGAAAAGAAAATTTTGACCTGCCCGAAACGATTGACCATCAACTTTTTGCTGAGCATCTCACCATGCTGCGCAAGGGCCTCCAGGTAAAACAGCCTGAATACATGTTCAACAAACATACGTTCCCGCAGAGGATACTCGTTTTTGACCCCAGGCCGGTTATTATTGTAGAAGGCCTCTTTCTGTTTTCCTTCCCGGAAATTGCACAACAGATTGATCTGAAGGTATTTGTGGATGCCAAGGAACATGTAAAAATCAAGAGGAGAATCATCAGAGACAACAATGAAAGAGGCTACGACCTGAACGATGTGCTCTATATGTGGGAACACCACGTAGCCCCTTCCTATGATAAATTCATCCAGCCCTTACGCTCTGAGGCCGATATCATCATCAACAATAATTCAGGATTTGACGTTGGCCTGGAAGTGCTTACCGGATTTTTATTAAAAAAACTGGAAGAAAGAAGGTAA
- the porU2 gene encoding putative type IX secretion system sortase PorU2 codes for MKKKELTRIRVVFLLLFLSELVLIQKNEAFAQWKGTYGNEWIKPAQPYLRITVEKRGIQKVTVSSLPAGFPVTDPSRFQLWHRGQEVAIITANSTEIIFYGEPNDGASDSLVYRPETARLNPYMSLFSDLGYYFLTVSDGAKRAVQHENTKANQAPESFHLQDEIVKYNNQFGFETFGLKNTLNNSFYESVNSWTSQTTAGMNATAGSVKDTVFLSSFNLKNWVKDERFKPAVEMLLTGLNNGSHDVQVYTGYTANGKDVLKKETSIAFNGWEGKKGQFTIENTDLSENGSGFFKLNSISKSTGDWFGLAYYRISYPQLTDMKDTKLSYFNFPPSQNSVSNISITNVPADIQLYDITNPHIPVVVNGQKQDQTYSFGISRSAGKPLKIMAISSMEILSIPATRIGIVNLQPVSPANVGKLDLINPSDYDYLIVTNSILRNSAIKYGEYRSSQAGGSHRVLIMDIRDIYDQFNYGEPSPIAIRRFVDYMLKNGIRENEHNLVLIGNSVTIPINSVKEMPNEIPTLGDPGSDILLVAGLQNTDPDVPAIPVGRLRALVPDEVLFYLDKVKSYESQQGTGWRKKILHLNGGHSAGEISQLRDILADLAPAVEEGEVGGKVKAFVKQTPDTRERVDIAPDVNNGVGMITYFGHGAQEITDLDMGFITDASRGYQDVNKYSLMYFNGCGVGNIYTSRSRHVLSSNWIMTPNRGAIAVLANSYDSYVSSSAAQLKILYAKLFTDTRSYTIGQVVKQVAKEVASGTRSAVELANVHQTNLQGDPALKLIRFERPDFALDSDAGIVLISESPTITLEKAKEPKLGVILSNYGEYQKEQKINVDVKLFLRDGTTKKTEIVVSSVAYQDTIFFPVNNVSSIDRIEVNLDPGNLISELNENNNHSQLDVDWDIAKNLPIYPVEPVKDQIPPRLDVMLGNRLIANNETLLPNPVIKVLVEDDRFMDADTSLVDIYIKYCEDESCEFKRLSYSNLNVSLSNVTNKSVSITCLPTTLTSGHYELLVSAKDVSGNVVANPYRIKFKIGSVDEGITIVCSPNPTSDYVRFQAKIEIPDQLQSVYWKIYNISGSVLEEKKITLKGSAVEEWFWIPKQSGIYIYKTIFELTTGTKEISGRVSVVR; via the coding sequence ATGAAGAAGAAAGAGCTAACCCGAATCAGAGTAGTGTTTTTACTTTTATTCTTGTCCGAATTGGTTTTAATTCAAAAGAATGAGGCATTTGCTCAATGGAAAGGTACTTATGGAAACGAGTGGATCAAACCGGCGCAACCTTATTTGAGAATAACGGTTGAGAAACGCGGAATACAAAAAGTAACGGTTTCATCTTTACCGGCGGGATTTCCTGTTACAGACCCATCAAGATTTCAGTTGTGGCATAGAGGGCAGGAGGTGGCTATCATTACGGCGAACTCAACGGAAATTATATTTTACGGGGAGCCTAATGACGGAGCATCTGATTCCCTGGTATACAGGCCCGAAACCGCGAGACTTAATCCGTATATGAGCCTATTTTCAGATTTGGGATACTATTTTTTGACGGTCTCAGACGGGGCGAAAAGGGCGGTGCAACATGAAAATACCAAGGCGAATCAAGCTCCTGAGTCCTTTCATTTACAGGACGAAATCGTAAAATATAATAACCAGTTTGGGTTTGAAACCTTTGGTTTGAAAAATACTTTAAATAATAGCTTTTATGAATCTGTTAATTCATGGACGAGCCAAACTACGGCGGGGATGAATGCAACAGCAGGCAGTGTAAAGGATACTGTGTTTTTGTCATCTTTTAATCTGAAAAACTGGGTAAAAGATGAAAGATTTAAGCCTGCTGTTGAGATGCTATTGACAGGACTTAATAATGGTTCCCACGATGTCCAGGTCTACACGGGGTATACTGCAAATGGGAAGGATGTGCTGAAAAAAGAAACATCCATTGCTTTTAATGGCTGGGAGGGAAAAAAAGGACAATTCACAATTGAGAATACTGATTTATCGGAAAATGGATCAGGTTTTTTCAAACTGAATTCGATATCAAAAAGTACTGGAGATTGGTTTGGTCTTGCTTATTACAGGATTTCGTATCCGCAGCTAACGGATATGAAAGACACCAAATTATCTTATTTTAATTTCCCACCTAGTCAAAACAGTGTAAGCAATATTAGTATTACGAATGTACCTGCCGATATCCAGTTATACGACATTACCAATCCTCATATCCCAGTTGTTGTCAATGGTCAGAAACAGGACCAGACTTACTCATTTGGTATATCAAGAAGTGCGGGCAAGCCGTTAAAAATCATGGCGATATCTTCGATGGAAATTCTTAGTATTCCTGCGACGCGGATTGGAATAGTTAACTTGCAACCTGTATCACCTGCCAATGTAGGCAAGCTCGACTTAATAAATCCTTCGGATTATGATTATTTAATAGTAACCAATTCTATTTTACGGAATTCAGCCATTAAATATGGGGAATACAGAAGTTCTCAGGCCGGTGGATCGCATAGAGTATTGATTATGGACATCAGGGATATATACGATCAGTTTAATTACGGAGAACCCAGTCCAATCGCGATCAGGAGGTTTGTTGATTATATGTTGAAAAATGGGATTCGTGAAAATGAGCATAATCTTGTTCTAATCGGTAATTCTGTTACTATACCTATTAATTCAGTAAAGGAAATGCCTAATGAAATTCCTACGTTGGGCGATCCCGGATCGGACATACTTTTAGTTGCGGGTCTGCAGAATACCGATCCTGATGTACCTGCCATACCGGTTGGGCGTTTGCGAGCCCTGGTTCCTGACGAAGTGTTGTTCTATCTGGATAAGGTTAAATCCTACGAAAGCCAACAGGGAACTGGCTGGAGGAAGAAAATCCTGCACTTAAATGGAGGCCATTCGGCAGGTGAAATCAGTCAACTAAGAGATATCCTGGCTGATTTGGCGCCTGCTGTGGAAGAAGGAGAAGTAGGTGGAAAGGTTAAAGCATTTGTTAAACAGACGCCGGATACAAGGGAAAGAGTGGATATAGCTCCAGATGTTAATAATGGAGTGGGGATGATAACCTATTTCGGGCATGGAGCTCAGGAGATTACAGATCTGGATATGGGTTTTATCACAGATGCCAGCAGAGGTTATCAGGATGTTAACAAATATTCATTAATGTATTTCAATGGATGTGGTGTAGGGAACATTTATACGAGTCGCAGCCGGCATGTCTTGTCAAGTAATTGGATCATGACGCCAAACAGAGGTGCTATTGCCGTTCTGGCAAATTCTTACGACAGCTATGTAAGTAGTTCTGCAGCTCAGCTCAAGATCCTTTATGCAAAATTATTCACTGATACAAGGTCATATACCATTGGCCAGGTTGTAAAACAAGTCGCGAAGGAAGTCGCCTCCGGAACCAGAAGTGCTGTTGAACTTGCGAATGTGCATCAGACCAATCTACAGGGTGATCCTGCATTGAAACTTATTCGTTTTGAAAGGCCTGATTTTGCACTGGACAGCGATGCCGGGATAGTTTTGATTTCAGAATCGCCGACGATTACCCTGGAAAAAGCTAAGGAACCTAAATTGGGTGTCATACTATCGAATTATGGAGAGTATCAAAAGGAGCAAAAGATCAATGTTGATGTAAAGCTTTTTCTAAGGGATGGAACAACAAAAAAAACCGAAATAGTTGTTTCTTCCGTTGCTTACCAGGATACGATTTTTTTTCCTGTTAATAATGTAAGCAGTATTGATAGAATTGAAGTGAATTTGGATCCGGGAAATTTGATAAGTGAATTAAACGAAAACAATAATCATTCTCAGTTGGATGTAGATTGGGATATTGCTAAAAATCTTCCCATTTATCCAGTTGAACCGGTAAAAGACCAGATTCCTCCCAGATTGGATGTGATGCTTGGTAATAGGTTAATTGCTAACAATGAGACGTTATTACCTAATCCAGTGATTAAAGTGTTGGTCGAGGATGACCGCTTTATGGATGCTGATACTAGTCTCGTTGATATTTACATCAAGTACTGTGAAGATGAAAGTTGTGAATTTAAACGATTGTCATACAGTAACTTGAATGTAAGTTTGTCGAATGTAACTAATAAATCTGTAAGTATTACCTGTTTACCTACAACACTTACCTCCGGACATTACGAATTGCTTGTAAGTGCTAAGGATGTTTCAGGGAATGTGGTTGCAAATCCTTACCGAATTAAGTTTAAGATTGGTTCAGTTGATGAAGGCATAACTATTGTCTGTTCTCCTAATCCGACTTCGGATTATGTTAGATTTCAAGCGAAAATAGAGATTCCGGACCAGTTACAATCAGTGTATTGGAAGATATATAATATCTCGGGTAGTGTTCTTGAGGAGAAGAAAATAACCTTAAAAGGATCAGCTGTTGAAGAATGGTTTTGGATTCCGAAACAGTCAGGAATTTATATTTATAAGACCATTTTTGAACTTACTACGGGCACCAAGGAAATTTCTGGTAGGGTTTCTGTTGTCCGCTAA
- a CDS encoding asparagine synthase-related protein — MHLEGYFNFTKSGLSENSHNLNYRYKDDSLLLTVSRFELRCTYFDHEYMSVFFLRTKNQITEKVNLKTLKASGEKPVLLPEAFSVIAFHKELSSHAQPVCVIWLDEDNNAIYIARDTFGLIPLYFLRSSANLIAFSTNIGSLLRHRDISCNGKINYSRINKYLQLSDANSAYNSETCFSDISAVLPSHFACITENDTKLQPYVEYSPEKYEGFGSIEDFGKVFRELLLNSVGRSVQDLSVMGAQLSGGLDSSSIISCVRFLKPESKLYTFHFKTNTSWSDEDQYAQQVADFIRSDHLIISPSYTFIDKIIKNITFNAQPLYSLGAIGLNIDSIKSAFDHGCDALFTGYDGDSVVGYGRKEYFTQLFEKKEWNLLDTEMSSLALRNHHSISNPGWDTMEHSRKKFLLIRYQFYEELKKSAGKFSFRESLDLLYYAFKNFGIPPAYLIKKIGKDLITKLKSKGSVPYSFHRKSFIEEAHNNHPKSTNFRDTLKGKNLIYHENIMVNQNIRILEDFFCMSQQQKLSVRHPFFDKDLYELNLAVPAGIKFGQGFERGQHREAMKGILPEAVRTRTTKGFGNQYVLKAARILFNQSQDFLQESGEVWQFIDRKEFLKGIKLMESDGGDSFTYHTLVFNVTRTIYLAIWLDMYKRNAFLTKI, encoded by the coding sequence ATGCATCTTGAAGGATATTTCAATTTTACAAAAAGTGGTTTATCTGAAAATTCTCACAACTTAAATTACCGATACAAAGACGACTCTCTTTTGTTAACTGTGAGTCGCTTTGAGTTAAGATGTACTTATTTCGATCATGAGTACATGTCAGTATTTTTTTTAAGAACAAAGAATCAGATAACAGAGAAAGTAAATTTAAAAACGCTAAAAGCTTCTGGGGAAAAGCCTGTGCTACTACCGGAAGCCTTTAGCGTTATAGCGTTTCATAAAGAACTTTCTTCCCATGCTCAACCAGTGTGCGTTATATGGCTGGATGAGGATAATAATGCTATCTATATCGCACGGGATACTTTCGGACTTATTCCTCTCTATTTTCTTAGATCCTCAGCTAACCTTATTGCTTTTTCTACAAATATTGGATCCCTCCTTAGGCATAGGGATATATCCTGTAACGGGAAGATTAATTATTCCAGGATTAACAAATATCTTCAATTAAGTGACGCCAATAGTGCTTACAACTCAGAAACCTGTTTTTCTGACATAAGTGCCGTACTGCCGTCGCACTTTGCCTGTATCACAGAAAATGATACAAAACTTCAACCTTATGTTGAATACAGTCCTGAAAAATACGAAGGATTCGGAAGTATAGAGGATTTTGGGAAGGTCTTCCGAGAATTACTTTTAAATTCCGTTGGAAGATCCGTTCAAGATCTATCAGTGATGGGTGCCCAACTTAGCGGAGGACTTGATTCGTCTTCTATCATTTCTTGTGTAAGATTTTTGAAGCCTGAGAGTAAACTTTATACCTTCCATTTCAAGACAAATACCAGTTGGAGTGACGAAGACCAATATGCACAGCAGGTAGCTGATTTTATCAGGTCTGATCACCTTATAATTAGCCCCAGTTATACCTTCATTGATAAAATAATAAAAAATATTACCTTCAATGCCCAACCTTTATATTCCTTAGGTGCCATTGGATTAAATATAGACTCTATAAAAAGTGCATTTGACCATGGGTGCGACGCTTTATTCACAGGATACGATGGAGATAGCGTAGTTGGTTATGGTAGAAAAGAATATTTCACACAACTTTTTGAGAAAAAAGAGTGGAATTTATTGGATACGGAAATGAGTAGCTTAGCGCTAAGAAATCATCATTCTATTTCTAACCCGGGCTGGGATACCATGGAGCACTCCAGAAAGAAGTTCTTACTGATCAGGTATCAATTTTATGAAGAACTAAAAAAATCTGCGGGCAAGTTTTCATTTAGAGAATCTCTTGACCTGCTTTATTATGCATTTAAAAATTTTGGGATCCCCCCTGCTTATCTCATTAAGAAGATAGGTAAGGACCTAATTACAAAATTAAAATCTAAAGGTAGCGTTCCATATTCATTTCACCGCAAATCCTTTATTGAAGAAGCTCATAATAACCATCCGAAAAGCACTAATTTTAGAGATACCCTTAAAGGGAAAAATTTGATTTATCATGAAAATATTATGGTAAATCAAAATATAAGAATATTGGAAGATTTTTTTTGCATGAGCCAACAACAAAAATTAAGTGTTAGGCATCCCTTCTTCGATAAAGATCTGTATGAGCTTAACCTGGCTGTACCAGCGGGAATAAAATTTGGCCAAGGATTTGAACGTGGACAGCATAGAGAAGCTATGAAAGGGATTTTGCCTGAGGCTGTACGCACCCGAACTACAAAAGGCTTTGGGAACCAATATGTCCTGAAGGCTGCACGCATTTTATTTAATCAATCGCAGGATTTCTTGCAAGAATCCGGAGAGGTCTGGCAGTTTATAGATCGAAAAGAATTTCTCAAAGGAATAAAATTAATGGAATCTGACGGTGGAGATAGCTTTACATATCATACGCTAGTATTTAACGTAACCCGAACCATATATCTGGCGATTTGGCTTGACATGTATAAACGTAATGCCTTTCTCACCAAAATTTAG